One genomic segment of Candidatus Hydrogenedens sp. includes these proteins:
- a CDS encoding IS1595 family transposase: EVVPDVKAETLLKEIEKKVRRGSIIYTDPYKAYDTLVMHRDYFKHLRIDKGQRFSNGRVYINGIEGFWSYAKERLMKFHGVSVRYFEYYLKELEFRYNHRSEDLYTLILTSILLVDSNR; the protein is encoded by the coding sequence GAGGTAGTGCCGGATGTTAAGGCGGAGACTTTATTGAAGGAGATAGAGAAGAAGGTAAGGAGAGGGAGTATTATTTATACGGATCCATATAAAGCGTATGATACTTTAGTAATGCATCGGGACTATTTTAAGCACTTACGGATAGATAAGGGACAGCGGTTTTCCAATGGTCGGGTGTATATAAATGGAATAGAAGGTTTTTGGAGTTATGCGAAGGAGCGCTTGATGAAGTTTCATGGGGTAAGTGTTCGATATTTTGAGTATTACCTGAAAGAGTTAGAATTTCGGTATAATCATCGGAGTGAAGATTTATATACATTAATTTTAACCTCCATCCTATTAGTGGATTCAAATAGATAA